Proteins encoded in a region of the Stieleria neptunia genome:
- a CDS encoding methyl-accepting chemotaxis protein → MKNRGVLGKLLLLVGISVVAFCAVGIFGIVSNKRIHDSVDRVRLTAEQFQKGALNITDPLSELRQLTLTMVMAPNLELQEQLNNEQRLLTNRLDQTFKQWDLAANSRREKEAFQNLRASWEDYREIKDFTVDKVMGGYREEAFINAIRAENDQFQLVNDQVKGWQQAIIADAEAVNQSAGEIADHALLVFILAIVIATALIGGFGFLTTRRIVGPIETLKKTASKIADHASSATIGEALDERIKVDSNDELGALAHAFNTMIGNMHAAMEKLDVAEKRTQAILNSTADGILTIDAKGTIQSLNASCESLLNYRASELRGQSVTAIIPSFRFNGRAPTSTATTAAGAGSGRAPRSDRHGDESEAYGVDKQGRQVPIALRVTQMEFSGERIFIATLQDIERRKQDEQERTRLFEAIRETVSHLSVASSEISATMKQQSLGIEEQASAVTQTSSAVEEAARTAQESMHLANEVAEASRRADEVGRSGRKAIEDTRVSMNNVRERVESTADSILMLAERAQAIGEIITTVNEIADQTNLLALNAAIEASRAGEAGKGFSVVAAEVKSLAQQARQSTGQIREILSEIQHATNHAVLATEQGTQSVGDASGVVVKAEQTIETLVTMVGEASRVAARIVTASSQQATSMDQITESMNQIDRTTRQAMAATHQTTHSAEDLNQLGSRLAELLADDASVDRLAPASHSA, encoded by the coding sequence ATGAAAAACCGAGGCGTACTGGGAAAACTGTTGCTGCTGGTCGGGATTTCGGTCGTCGCGTTCTGTGCGGTGGGCATCTTTGGGATCGTCAGCAACAAGAGAATCCACGATTCCGTCGACCGTGTTCGATTGACGGCCGAACAGTTTCAAAAGGGCGCGTTAAACATCACCGACCCGCTCAGCGAACTCAGGCAACTGACGCTGACGATGGTGATGGCGCCCAATTTGGAACTGCAGGAGCAACTCAACAACGAGCAGCGATTGCTGACCAATCGGCTGGACCAGACGTTCAAGCAGTGGGACCTTGCGGCCAACAGCCGACGTGAGAAGGAAGCGTTCCAGAACCTGCGAGCCAGTTGGGAGGACTACCGAGAGATCAAAGATTTCACGGTCGACAAGGTCATGGGCGGTTATCGAGAGGAGGCGTTCATCAATGCGATCCGGGCGGAGAACGATCAGTTTCAGCTCGTCAACGATCAGGTGAAAGGGTGGCAACAGGCGATCATCGCCGACGCCGAAGCCGTCAATCAGTCGGCCGGCGAGATTGCCGACCATGCCTTGCTCGTGTTCATCTTGGCGATCGTCATCGCCACCGCGCTGATCGGCGGATTCGGTTTCCTCACCACCCGCAGGATCGTCGGTCCGATCGAAACGCTCAAGAAGACGGCGTCGAAGATCGCCGACCACGCGTCGAGTGCGACGATCGGCGAGGCACTGGACGAACGCATCAAAGTCGACTCCAACGACGAACTCGGCGCGCTCGCACATGCCTTCAACACGATGATCGGGAACATGCACGCGGCGATGGAAAAACTGGACGTGGCCGAGAAACGCACCCAAGCGATTTTAAATTCGACGGCCGATGGCATCCTGACGATCGATGCCAAGGGCACCATCCAATCGCTCAACGCGTCCTGCGAATCGCTGTTGAACTATCGGGCGTCGGAATTGCGTGGGCAGTCGGTCACCGCCATCATCCCCAGCTTTCGATTCAACGGACGCGCCCCCACTTCGACCGCCACCACCGCCGCGGGCGCGGGCTCCGGCCGAGCGCCCCGATCCGATCGCCATGGCGATGAGAGCGAAGCCTACGGCGTGGACAAACAGGGCCGTCAGGTCCCCATCGCGCTGCGCGTCACCCAAATGGAATTTTCAGGAGAACGGATCTTTATCGCGACGCTGCAAGACATCGAGCGTCGCAAACAAGACGAGCAGGAACGGACGCGATTGTTTGAAGCCATTCGGGAAACCGTCAGCCACCTGTCGGTCGCCAGTTCCGAAATCTCCGCGACGATGAAACAGCAATCCCTGGGGATCGAAGAACAGGCCAGCGCGGTCACGCAAACGTCCTCGGCCGTCGAAGAAGCCGCACGGACGGCCCAGGAGTCGATGCATTTGGCCAACGAGGTCGCCGAAGCCTCGCGGCGGGCCGACGAAGTCGGACGCTCGGGTCGCAAGGCGATTGAGGACACGAGGGTTTCGATGAACAACGTGCGGGAACGGGTCGAATCGACCGCCGACAGCATTCTGATGTTGGCCGAACGCGCCCAAGCGATCGGGGAAATCATCACGACCGTCAACGAAATCGCCGACCAAACGAATCTGCTGGCACTCAACGCGGCCATCGAGGCATCCCGGGCGGGCGAAGCCGGCAAGGGATTTTCGGTCGTCGCCGCGGAGGTCAAATCGCTGGCCCAACAAGCCAGACAATCGACCGGCCAGATCCGCGAGATCTTGAGCGAGATCCAACACGCCACCAACCACGCGGTGCTGGCGACCGAACAGGGAACGCAATCGGTCGGTGACGCCAGCGGTGTCGTCGTCAAAGCCGAGCAGACGATCGAAACCCTGGTGACCATGGTCGGCGAAGCGTCACGCGTTGCCGCACGGATCGTGACCGCGTCCAGCCAGCAAGCGACCAGCATGGACCAGATCACCGAGTCGATGAACCAGATCGATCGGACCACCCGACAGGCGATGGCGGCCACGCACCAAACCACTCATTCGGCCGAGGACTTGAATCAACTGGGAAGTCGATTGGCCGAACTGTTGGCAGACGATGCCTCCGTCGACCGACTTGCCCCGGCATCACATTCGGCCTGA
- a CDS encoding C45 family autoproteolytic acyltransferase/hydolase, with amino-acid sequence MAGFSRGTRRRWFTRFCFVHPVMLLGLVLLSGPARGGDAGSTIDPLAANLQPYLDLLSGSQQEFELRCRAEVPIDGDAQTIKIRLARYGNHAFDLDLEHRDYEVRIRRRDGATAFALPKHGVVYVGRGDAAADAEVADTAADSLSPSGLSQRLISTRTTLSTYAPLLATPDGAAIAAALKTFVGITYDPATRRGRGNGSVEFSFEPNGSLQVRVEDAQLDLFIADQPSAMAGADDWPGMKQIEIPREELERTLVRGVRRAVEILAPSKVLTSPSKRDRETASGRLRWIDGHRVVLLSGSPREIGRAHGELLTDEAQACIDSVLHTFGVVQTIRSGSWFRHDLDAAFARLSPHIPDRHRIETRAMARALGLDENLVDSLNVFPELFHCSGFAVFGEATRDGKLYHGRVLDYMTTIGLQDSATTFIVAADGQIPFANVGYAGFIGSVSGMNAQAISLGEMGGGGEGRWDGVPMATLMRRALEECSTLDEVITLWRDSPRTCEYYYVFADGKTNRAVGVAADPDSIEFIQPGQADPRLGEGIQDAVVLSAGDRLKVLRQRVHEKHGQIDAEVGKWLMSRPVAMQSNLHNVLFVPADQVMYVANADHRRPAAERPYVRLDLRELLTSLAGRGGE; translated from the coding sequence GTGGCAGGTTTTTCTCGGGGCACTCGCCGACGTTGGTTCACCCGTTTCTGTTTCGTTCATCCGGTGATGCTGCTGGGGCTTGTGTTGCTGTCGGGCCCGGCCCGCGGCGGCGATGCCGGATCGACGATCGATCCGTTGGCGGCGAACTTGCAGCCTTACCTGGATCTGCTCTCGGGATCGCAGCAGGAATTTGAACTTCGCTGCCGGGCGGAGGTTCCGATCGATGGCGACGCACAGACGATCAAGATTCGTCTTGCCCGCTATGGAAATCATGCGTTCGATCTGGATCTGGAGCACCGCGATTACGAAGTACGCATTCGCCGCCGCGACGGTGCCACGGCATTCGCGCTGCCCAAGCATGGCGTGGTGTATGTCGGCCGAGGCGATGCAGCGGCCGATGCAGAGGTAGCCGATACAGCGGCCGATTCGCTGTCGCCCAGCGGATTGTCGCAACGATTGATCTCCACGCGAACGACGCTTTCGACTTACGCGCCGCTACTGGCGACTCCGGATGGGGCCGCCATCGCAGCCGCGCTGAAGACCTTTGTCGGCATCACGTACGATCCCGCGACCCGGCGTGGACGCGGCAACGGATCGGTGGAGTTTTCCTTTGAGCCGAATGGTTCGCTGCAGGTTCGAGTGGAGGATGCCCAGTTGGATCTGTTCATCGCCGATCAACCTAGCGCCATGGCCGGTGCCGACGACTGGCCGGGAATGAAACAGATTGAAATCCCGCGAGAAGAATTGGAACGGACACTGGTTCGCGGCGTCCGACGTGCCGTTGAGATCTTGGCACCGTCGAAGGTGCTGACGAGCCCGAGCAAACGGGATCGGGAAACCGCCAGTGGTCGACTGCGGTGGATCGACGGGCATCGCGTTGTTTTGCTCTCCGGCTCACCTCGCGAGATCGGTCGCGCCCATGGCGAATTACTGACCGACGAGGCCCAGGCCTGTATCGACTCGGTGCTGCACACGTTCGGCGTCGTGCAAACGATTCGCTCGGGCAGCTGGTTCCGCCATGACTTGGATGCCGCCTTCGCGCGATTGTCGCCCCACATTCCGGATCGGCATCGAATCGAGACGCGGGCGATGGCCCGGGCGCTCGGACTGGATGAAAATCTAGTCGATTCGCTGAACGTTTTTCCGGAACTGTTTCATTGCAGCGGCTTTGCCGTGTTCGGCGAGGCGACTCGAGATGGCAAGCTCTACCATGGCCGGGTGCTGGATTACATGACCACGATTGGCCTGCAAGATTCGGCGACCACCTTCATTGTTGCCGCCGACGGGCAGATCCCCTTTGCCAACGTCGGTTACGCCGGCTTCATCGGCAGCGTCAGTGGGATGAACGCCCAAGCCATCTCGCTGGGCGAGATGGGTGGTGGTGGTGAAGGCCGGTGGGACGGTGTGCCGATGGCGACGTTGATGCGGCGGGCGCTTGAAGAGTGCAGCACGCTGGATGAAGTGATCACGTTGTGGCGAGACAGCCCACGGACCTGCGAATATTACTATGTGTTTGCCGACGGCAAGACCAATCGTGCCGTCGGTGTGGCCGCCGATCCCGATTCGATTGAGTTCATTCAACCGGGCCAAGCCGATCCGCGGTTGGGCGAAGGCATTCAGGACGCGGTCGTGCTTTCGGCGGGGGATCGGCTGAAAGTCCTGCGGCAGCGTGTTCACGAAAAGCACGGTCAAATCGATGCCGAAGTGGGCAAATGGCTGATGAGCCGACCGGTCGCGATGCAGTCGAATCTGCACAACGTGTTGTTCGTCCCCGCCGATCAAGTGATGTATGTAGCCAACGCCGACCACCGACGCCCCGCTGCAGAACGCCCCTACGTTCGTTTGGATCTGCGGGAACTGTTGACGTCGCTGGCCGGCCGCGGAGGGGAGTGA
- a CDS encoding PAS domain-containing sensor histidine kinase — MDELRNEIESLRSQLAEFDAANRQSQSTTSEHYQSQLLDSVQESVIGTNLDGDVTYWGRGAEHLYGYTPEEVLGKSITFIVEPEEERVERERMRQVFETGSWKGVYQQRRKDGTKFWASTIISLVTDKAGNPTGFIGIDIDITEQKQANEELDQLNLAIENAMQGISRLDREGRFIMVKPQYAAMLGYQPDELLGQSWTVTVPEDSQPLAREGYETMLREGRATAECRALRKDGSVFFKQLLLVKTFDARGERDGHYCFMSDVTKRKQAENQLREKEAQLAHVSRLSTMGELVAGIAHEVNQPLYAIANFAAVAGKKLENRHDELSQTLQELNRLVAEQAVRAGEIIRRLRAFVGKTDGVRSTLDMNAVIRDAVAILTPMTHVADASVRLELSPTPVVVHADRVQLEQVVVNLVRNGLEAVSGREPRRITVRTALDESMVRVSVEDTGIGVSEHARDKLFDAFFTSKQDGLGMGLSISRTIVEAHDGRIGATPRPQGGLVVHFTLPHAPGEPRSQAECDAGASRSTEASSANSSANRLPS; from the coding sequence ATGGATGAATTAAGAAACGAAATTGAATCGCTGCGCTCGCAGTTGGCTGAGTTCGACGCGGCGAACCGACAAAGCCAATCGACGACCAGCGAGCACTATCAATCGCAATTGCTCGATAGCGTGCAAGAATCCGTCATCGGCACCAACTTGGATGGCGACGTGACTTACTGGGGGCGCGGCGCAGAGCACCTGTACGGCTACACGCCGGAGGAGGTCCTTGGCAAATCCATCACGTTCATCGTCGAACCGGAGGAAGAGCGGGTCGAACGTGAACGCATGCGGCAGGTCTTTGAGACCGGATCATGGAAGGGCGTGTATCAGCAGCGGCGGAAAGATGGCACCAAGTTTTGGGCGTCCACGATCATTTCGCTGGTCACCGACAAGGCCGGGAACCCGACGGGGTTTATCGGAATTGACATTGATATCACCGAACAGAAACAGGCCAACGAGGAACTCGACCAGCTGAACTTGGCGATTGAGAATGCGATGCAAGGCATCTCGCGGCTGGATCGGGAGGGGCGTTTCATCATGGTCAAGCCGCAGTACGCCGCGATGCTGGGTTATCAACCCGACGAGTTGCTCGGCCAATCGTGGACGGTGACCGTCCCCGAAGACAGTCAACCCCTCGCGCGCGAGGGTTACGAGACGATGTTGCGTGAGGGGCGTGCGACGGCGGAATGCCGGGCGCTGCGAAAAGACGGATCGGTGTTTTTCAAGCAGTTGTTGTTGGTGAAAACCTTCGATGCACGAGGCGAGCGCGACGGCCACTACTGTTTCATGAGTGACGTCACGAAGCGCAAGCAGGCTGAGAATCAGCTGCGAGAAAAGGAGGCCCAGCTCGCCCATGTTTCACGGCTCTCGACGATGGGAGAGTTGGTCGCCGGCATCGCGCACGAGGTCAATCAACCGCTCTACGCGATTGCCAACTTTGCGGCCGTCGCGGGAAAGAAGCTTGAGAACCGTCACGATGAACTGAGTCAAACGCTGCAAGAATTGAATCGTCTGGTCGCCGAGCAGGCGGTGCGGGCCGGCGAGATCATCCGGCGTTTGCGAGCGTTCGTCGGCAAAACCGATGGTGTCCGTTCGACGCTGGACATGAATGCGGTGATTCGCGATGCGGTGGCCATCTTGACGCCGATGACACACGTCGCGGATGCATCGGTCCGGCTGGAATTGTCGCCCACGCCGGTCGTCGTCCATGCCGATCGCGTGCAGTTGGAACAAGTCGTCGTCAATCTGGTTCGCAACGGACTTGAAGCGGTCAGCGGCCGCGAGCCCCGTAGGATCACGGTACGGACCGCCTTGGACGAGTCAATGGTCCGGGTCTCGGTGGAGGACACGGGGATCGGCGTGTCGGAGCATGCACGGGACAAATTGTTTGACGCGTTCTTCACGTCCAAACAAGACGGGCTGGGGATGGGGTTGTCGATCAGCCGCACGATCGTGGAAGCCCACGACGGCCGGATCGGGGCAACGCCGCGTCCGCAGGGCGGATTGGTGGTCCATTTCACGTTGCCGCACGCGCCAGGGGAGCCCCGATCTCAGGCCGAATGTGATGCCGGGGCAAGTCGGTCGACGGAGGCATCGTCTGCCAACAGTTCGGCCAATCGACTTCCCAGTTGA